From a single Miscanthus floridulus cultivar M001 chromosome 8, ASM1932011v1, whole genome shotgun sequence genomic region:
- the LOC136474504 gene encoding cationic amino acid transporter 9, chloroplastic-like, whose product MTQEPTSLLPIWARTPTTRRPKSRRHQLPISSDAMAEAHDHRSSSTAGRPFFSGLCAAALRRKPLGAHGSAAAAATGEGLVRQLGVLDLVLLGIGASIGAGIFVVTGTVARDAGPGVTISFVLAGAACVLNALCYAELASRFPAVVGGAYLYTYAAFNEITAFLVFTQLMVDYHIGAASIARSLASYFIQFLELIPFLKDQIPSWIGHGEEFFGGVISINILAPILLIILTAILCCGVKESSAVNTFMTTLKIIIVIVVVFAGVFEVDVSNWSPFMPNGFKSVVTGATVVFFAYVGFDVVANSAEEAKRPQRDLPIGILGSLLACVLLYVAVCLVITGMVPYTLLGEDAPLAEAFAAKGLKFITVLISIGAVAGLTTTLLVGLYVQSRLYLGLGRDGLLPSVFAKVHPTRHTPLQSQIWVGCVAAVMAGLFNVSMLSHILSVGTLTGYSVVSACVITLRWNDKGTSRRSLGSMSIWQEGVLCLVIVALCGFIVGLCYRFNYAIAFMVVAFVIAVAASFALQFRQVYVDQPGFSCPGVPLLPIISVFFNMVLFAQLHEEAWYRFVILSLIALGVYAGYGQYNAVASSSEHSTIGYHGIPSEAA is encoded by the exons ATGACGCAAGAGCCGACGTCACTCCTCCCGATCTGGGCGCGGACGCCAACGACGCGACGACCCAAGTCGCGACGCCACCAGCTTCCCATCTCCTCAGACGCCATGGCGGAAGCCCACGACCACAGgtcctcctccaccgccggccgccCCTTCTTCTCTGGCCTCTGCGCCGCGGCGCTCCGCCGCAAGCCCCTCGGCGCCCACGgctccgccgccgctgccgccaccggCGAGGGCCTCGTGCGGCAGCTCGGCGTCCTTGATCTCGTGCTGCTCGGTATCGGTGCGTCCATCGGCGCAGGCATATTCGTCGTCACTGGCACCGTCGCCCGCGACGCCGGCCCAG GCGTTACAATCAGTTTTGTTCTTGCCGGAGCTGCGTGTGTGCTCAATGCCTTATGCTATGCTGAACTCGCATCTCGGTTCCCTGCTGTGGTTGGGGGAGCATACTTGTACACGTATGCAGCGTTCAATGAGATCACCGCCTTCTTGGTCTTCACTCAGTTGATGGTGGATTACCATATCGGTGCAGCAAGCATTGCTCGTAGCTTAGCAAGCTACTTTATCCAGTTCTTGGAGCTAATCCCGTTCTTGAAGGACCAAATTCCAAGCTGGATAGGGCATGGAGAGGAGTTTTTTGGTGGTGTCATATCGATTAATATATTAGCCCCCATTCTTCTCATAATCTTAACTGCGATTCTCTGTTGTGGTGTCAAAGAGTCATCAGCAGTGAACACGTTTATGACCACATTGAAG ATAATCATTGTTATAGTCGTTGTATTTGCTGGTGTGTTTGAGGTGGATGTATCAAACTGGTCACCATTTATGCCAAATGGTTTCAAATCTGTAGTGACTGGAGCCACAGTAGTCTTTTTTGCATATGTTGGATTTGATGTGGTTGCTAATTCTGCTGAGGAAGCCAAAAGGCCGCAG AGGGACTTGCCCATTGGTATACTAGGAAGCCTTCTAGCATGTGTGTTGTTATACGTTGCTGTATGTTTGGTCATTACTGGAATGGTTCCATATACATTACTCGGTGAAGATGCTCCTTTGGCTGAGGCTTTTGCTGCTAAGGGCCTGAAATTTATTACTGTATTGATCAGCATTGGAGCTGTTGCTGGACTTACTACAACACTTCTTGTTGGCTTGTATGTTCAG TCACGTTTGTATCTTGGACTTGGAAGGGATGGGCTTCTACCTTCAGTATTTGCTAAAGTACACCCAACAAGGCATACTCCTCTACAATCTCAGATTTGGGTTGGTTGTGTTGCAGCAGTCATGGCAGGCCTCTTTAATGTGTCTATGCTCTCTCATATTCTTTCCGTTGGCACTCTG ACCGGTTATTCAGTTGTATCAGCTTGTGTGATCACACTAAGATGGAATGACAAAGGAACTAGTCGCCGCTCCCTTGGAAGTATGTCAATCTGGCAAGAGGGTGTTCTATGTCTTGTCATAGTTGCTCTTTGTGGTTTTATAGTGGGACTTTGCTATCGCTTTAACTATGCTATAGCCTTTATGGTGGTAGCTTTTGTGATAGCTGTTGCTGCCAGTTTTGCTCTCCAGTTCCGTCAG GTCTATGTGGATCAACCTGGCTTTTCATGTCCTGGGGTACCGTTGCTTCCCATTATCTCTGTTTTCTTCAACATGGTCCTGTTTGCTCAG CTACATGAAGAAGCTTGGTATAGATTTGTCATCCTTAGTCTCATCGCTTTGGGAGTTTATGCTGGCTATGGTCAGTACAACGCTGTTGCTTCCAGCTCAGAACACTCTACTATTGGTTACCACGGCATTCCTTCTGAGGCCGCATGA
- the LOC136477876 gene encoding lipid droplet phospholipase 1-like has protein sequence MGDLGGGDWRDAVADKGPAEAAAGPDHLMVMVHGIVGSTADWKFGAEQFDKQLSDKVIVHRSNRNMHKLTLDGVDVMGERLAQEVIEEINRRPYIKKISFVAHSVGGLVARYAIGRLYKPPKRTSENTLQTLDDNNRGTIHGLEAVNFITVASPHLGSKGNKQVPFLFGVTAIENFACHIIHLIFGRTGKHLFLTDNDDGKPPLLQRMVDNLGDLQFMSALQAFKRRVAYSNVGHDHIVGWRTSSIRKDSELPKWVDSTNKIYPHIVYEELSKAEVPNQCTDTDNCTLEERLLQGLKRVSWEKVDVSFHNSKVRSAAHSVIQVKDPVMHSEGADVIQHMIDQFIL, from the exons ATGGGTGACCTGGGAGGAGGGGACTGGCGGGATGCGGTGGCCGACAAGGGGCCGGCGGAAGCCGCCGCCGGGCCCGACCACCTGATGGTCATGGTCCACGGGATCGTCGGGAG CACAGCAGATTGGAAGTTTGGAGCTGAGCAGTTTGATAAGCAGCTCTCAGACAAAGTTATAGTTCATC GTAGCAACCGCAACATGCACAAGCTAACTTTAGATGGTGTTGATGTGATGGGTGAACGATTGGCACAAGAG GTTATAGAAGAAATCAACAGAAGGCCGTATATCAAAAAGATATCTTTTGTTGCACACTCTGTTGGTGGATTGGTTGCTAGATACGCTATTGGAAGACTTTATAAACCACCTAAACGAACATCCGAAAATACTCTGCAAACTCTGGATGACAACAATAGAGGTACCATACATGGACTCGAGGCAGTGAACTTTATAACAGTTGCGTCACCACATCTTGGTTCCAAAGGAAATAAGCAG GTTCCTTTCCTTTTTGGAGTTACTGCAATTGAAAATTTTGCGTGCCACATCATTCATTTGATATTTGGAAGAACTGGAAAACACCTCTTTCTTACTGACAATGATGATGGAAAGCCTCCATTGCTGCAACGGATGGTGGACAATTTGGGGGACCTGCAGTTCAT GTCTGCTTTGCAAGCATTTAAACGACGTGTTGCATACTCCAATGTTGGTCATGATC ATATTGTTGGGTGGAGAACATCATCGATCAGAAAAGATTCTGAACTACCCAAG TGGGTTGATTCAACCAACAAGATTTACCCGCATATTGTATATGAGGAACTATCCAAAGCAGAAGTTCCTAATCAATGTACTGACACAGACAACTGCACACTAGAAG AACGCCTTTTACAAGGACTTAAGCGTGTGTCATGGGAAAAGGTGGATGTTAGCTTCCACAACAGTAAAGTAAGATCTGCAGCACATAGTGTGATTCAG GTAAAAGATCCTGTGATGCATAGCGAAGGTGCCGATGTCATACAGCATATGATTGACCAATTCATTCTATAG